A region from the Francisella orientalis FNO12 genome encodes:
- a CDS encoding chorismate mutase, with product MKKYILILLSLAAFSLSFAMSPSSFVAKSTSGKYESEIMDADEQIIKFIAKRQELRNQMLDLQKNQKLPSNDPFEDKDLAATRTNFAIQYNASPKLVDQVFDVLNSSSQKPAK from the coding sequence ATGAAAAAATACATATTAATTTTACTCAGTCTGGCTGCTTTTAGTTTATCATTTGCTATGAGTCCAAGTAGTTTTGTTGCTAAATCGACTTCAGGGAAATATGAATCTGAAATTATGGACGCAGATGAGCAAATCATAAAGTTCATAGCAAAGCGTCAAGAGTTAAGAAATCAAATGTTGGATCTTCAGAAAAATCAGAAATTACCTAGTAATGATCCATTTGAAGATAAAGATTTAGCGGCTACGCGTACTAATTTTGCAATACAGTATAATGCAAGCCCTAAGCTGGTCGATCAAGTATTTGATGTTCTGAATTCTTC
- a CDS encoding peroxiredoxin: MTKRVPNVTFKTRVRDESIGGSSPFKWQDVTSSDIFDNKRVIVFSLPGAFTPTCSTYQLPGFENNAARFKELGIDEIYVLSVNDSFVMNKWIQALDVKNIKPIPDGNGEFTEALDMLVDKSNLGFGKRSWRYAMIVNNHEIEKMFVEPGKRDNAEDDLYGESSPENLLKYLEAK, translated from the coding sequence ATGACTAAAAGAGTTCCTAATGTAACTTTTAAAACTAGAGTAAGAGATGAAAGTATCGGTGGATCAAGTCCATTTAAATGGCAAGATGTTACATCTTCAGATATTTTTGATAACAAAAGAGTAATAGTTTTTTCATTGCCAGGAGCATTTACTCCAACTTGTTCTACTTATCAGCTACCTGGTTTTGAAAATAACGCAGCTAGATTTAAAGAACTAGGAATAGATGAAATTTATGTTTTATCTGTAAATGATAGCTTTGTAATGAATAAGTGGATACAGGCTTTAGATGTTAAAAATATTAAACCAATTCCTGATGGTAATGGTGAGTTTACAGAAGCTTTAGATATGTTAGTAGACAAATCAAACCTAGGCTTTGGTAAAAGGTCTTGGAGATATGCGATGATCGTTAATAATCACGAAATTGAAAAGATGTTTGTAGAGCCAGGTAAGCGTGATAATGCTGAAGATGATCTATATGGAGAGTCTTCTCCTGAGAATCTTCTAAAATATTTAGAAGCTAAATAG
- a CDS encoding catalase-related domain-containing protein produces the protein MAGTTLNISQNEKPNFYPNAYSDSPSDVKQYIEPPLKIDGYIDYYDAQSEDNYSQAGDLFRLMSESQQQQLASNIAEGLVHANQEIQEIMLDQFAQADKNYRVKVKKALQNI, from the coding sequence ATGGCTGGTACAACTCTTAATATATCACAGAATGAAAAGCCTAATTTTTATCCAAATGCGTATTCTGATTCTCCTTCAGATGTCAAACAATATATAGAACCTCCTTTAAAAATAGATGGTTATATTGATTATTATGATGCTCAAAGTGAAGATAACTATTCACAAGCTGGAGATCTCTTTAGATTAATGAGCGAATCTCAACAGCAACAGTTAGCTAGTAATATCGCAGAAGGGTTGGTACATGCTAATCAAGAGATTCAAGAAATAATGCTTGACCAGTTTGCTCAAGCAGATAAAAACTATAGAGTTAAGGTCAAAAAAGCTCTTCAAAATATCTAA